The genomic stretch TTGATTAGAGCTGCCTTGCAAGACCTTAGCGCTCGCCCTGCCCATCAGCAGCAGCTCAGCTGCCCGGCAAGCACGTTCTGCTGCTCACTGCCTTTCCTCCGTCCCTCTGTGCAGACATGGCCCACTTCGCCTCCAGCGGGGACGGGCTGCTGGTGACGGTGGGCAAGGAGAGAGGGGAGCTGCTCTGGATGCAAGACTACGGCTCCCCAGTGGTGGGCATCTACACCTGGCACCAGGACAGCCTGTGGCGGGTGCCCCACCTCAATGTTGCTGCAGAGAGCCTGCGCTACCTGGCCTTGCGCTCCCAGGACATCCGCCTCTTCAGCTGGAACTACCAGTCGGGCAAGGACTTCCCGGCCAAGACCAGGCTGCTGTGGGTGTGACAGGctgaggagggaggtggggtggcagGGCTGCCTGGCCAGCTGGCAGGTCTGGAGGACAGAGTGGCAGGCGTGGGTGGTTGGAAGGAGAGGGGGGTCTTGCGTTTCAGTACACCTGTCTCTAAACATCTTTGGCAGCTGAAGCAGGGAGCAGAACCATTGTGGAGGCTGTGAGAGGTGCCtgactggctggggggagggcagggaataaGGGCCAGGAAGGAAGGACACACACCGTTCATTTTAGCCTGCTTTGGCTTCTTGCTATCATTGACTCACTGACTATAAACCTGGAGGCATCCCTGCTCTTTGCTTTTTAACTTACTGGGAGTCCTGTGGCCGTGAGTTCCACGGGCTTATTTAACCGTGAGCACAGGCTTCTGATTGTCCGGGGCAGCTTCACAGTTTTCTGGATGATGTCTCTGCCGGCAGAAGCAGCTTCACCCTGCTGTGTGACTAAcatgcctctctccccccaacccCCTTATTTCAGGCCAACGTTGTATGTGGGCAAATATGCCACTAGTTTCTATGCCTTGACATCACTTGTGCACGAGGGTGTGGCTCTTGTGGTGAGTGCTTCTTCCCCCGGCTTTCCTTGGGTAGAAGATGCGGTTAGGTGGGACGGCACGCTGAGTGGTCtgtgcctcctgcagcctcaggGGGTGACCCTGGCCCGGACCGACGGCCCCACCACGGAGGACGTGACGCTCCAGAAGTCTGGCGAGTGGGAGATCACACCCAGCACAGAAGTCAGATACCCCCAGGGCAGTGTCACGATTCCCCACAGCCAGTGGCTGCTCATTGGTGAGTCCCCAACCCCTCTCCTCGCAGGAAGGGGAAGCACAATTTTGGCACTGTCCATGCACACAGGCCTGGGCTTGCATGTGCAATGGAAGGACATATGTGTAATGGCGGGACCCAATTGTCAGAGGGCTGGAACTGGAGTTCCCCCCCCAAGCCagagcccctcccctcccattcACAGGAGGTTGGGTCCTGGCTAGCATCCTGTTCCCCTCGTGGGACCAGACAGGTGCTCTCTGAGGGATCCCTGTGCAGCCACACCCAGTGGAGCTCGTCTTCCCATGCTTTCCCTGCAGGACACCATGAGCTGCCCCCCGTGGTCCACACCACCATGCTGAGAGCCTTCCCTGAGACCCCCCAGCGGAGGGGCACAGACAGCACCATTCCCCGCCATGCCCCTGCCAGGACTCTCTTCGATGACGTGAGTggccaggaaggaaggaggtgtgGGGCGGCGACATGGGAGGGTTCCAGCATGAAGTCTGCCTGTCTCTGCATGAAGGGAGCATCAGGTTTCATTTCAGTCCCAGAAGCTCCTTTTAGCTGTAAGAGCCCTAAGATGAATAAAGGCATAAATGGAAGAACTACtcagagcatgtacagagtgcctttctccccaccttcctctgcATCAAACCGCTAGCACCCATGTCTAGAGTCATTGCCTTTGTGGGGCAGAGGCCTCAGcattctggtggggggggggcacaaaactTTGGTCTGCTGGTGCCACATCAGCCCTAACCCCTTGTGCTCAGAaactccctctgtgtgtgtgtgtgtgtgtgtcgcagTTCCTGGACCCTGACAGCCTGGAGGAGCGACCTGATGGTGGCCAGCACAAAACAGAGCCCCCCTCCGAGACTGAGCGGGGAGAGCCTTCCCTGGAGAGCAGTGCCTGGCAGCTGGTGCTGGCTGGAGCCACTGCGGTGGTCTTGGGCGGGGTGGTTCTCTTCCTCTTGCTCTGGGTGAGTGAGTGACGCAGTGGCCTTGAGTcacactcccctcccctgctcatgacatcacttctggtgggtcctgacagtttctcattctaaaaagtgggtcccgcagctaaaagtgtgagaaccactgagttatctgatctttccatcacatcCATCaagtgttttcattggagactctgtgGGACCCAGCAGAAATCAGACCATGACCCATCAAGTGGGtcttgactcacagtttgagaaacactgtccgaGACAGTGCCTTTTCTTGGTGCTCACTTGGCCTGGCTTGCAGAATGGAGCAGGCCCTGCCAGAGGTGAGAAGCCTGACAGGGAGAACCTGTTTGAGACGCGGCACCCAGGCGCCTTCAGTCCCTGCAGGGGTGCCTGCTTCCCTGCTGTGCTGTCCCAGACTCTTCGCTTGCCTTTGGCTTCCACTGTCACAGCCATGAGGACTAGTCACTTGCTATTTGTTTGTAAatgacaaaaggggggggggttccttggGTTACACTGAATCTACCCCAGATACCAAATTGCATGcctcatgtgggggggggggagttgcagaaTACTGTGTGCTCTCCACGTTGCACACACCACAGTGCAGCGTTTGGTGCCAGAGGCAGcctggcttctctctctccctgtcaAACACAGCGGCAGAACCGAGAACAGCAGCAGTACCTGGAGGAACGACTGCGTCTCCTGCAGCAACAAGGGCTGGGCTGGCCCCGTCCTGGTCCTGGCCGCAGCTCTGGGGAGTgcctcctggcaggcttcagtGGCACCTTGGGAGCCACTCCAGAGAGCCCcagcctctcctcttcttcctcttccttctcttcaCCATCAGCCAATGGGGGGTCTGGCCAGAAACCTCTTGACAGAAGTGATGACGATGATGAAGGCCCAGGTTGGTGATATGAACTGGGGCATGGGAGGCGCGGACCCCTGGCTGCCCAAAGCGGTGCTAGGGAGGGGGAAACACAACAGGCTTCTGAAAGACCAGGCATGGCTGGCTCATGCAGAAGCTGATGGAGACAGCTGCCTGGGCAGCAGGTGGCAAACCACCCGGGCCACACCctcttgcctctgctgctcctcccaccactgcctgggctggaaaaggaaggggggaacagagaagaacaggaagtgtggaggagaggaagtgCTCCTGCCTTCCCCTCGCTTCTTTTCCACGCTTTCTCAGCCCCTCTTTGTTCAGAGAGTAGGAAAACGAGCAACAGCAGGGACACTTCTGGGCCTCCATTGCGCTGcttcccccactttcctctcctctgccCGGAGGcctggggccagccctggctcTCTGTTTCAGGAGGTCTGCAAGGGTGACACCAGGCTGGCTGCTCTGCCCGGTGCCCGGCCGGCACCAGGCTCTCTCCGCTCTCTTCCTCCTGCCACAGGTGCAGAACCTGAAACCACTGTTGTGGGGAAGATCTCCTTCAGCCCCAAGGACATCTTGGGCCGTGGGGCTGGGGGCACCTTTGTGTTCAGGTGAGGTTCCATTCTGCTGctgagccgggggtggggggagggggtgttttctTCCCAATCATGCTCATTGCCATTGCGAAGGGCAGTCCTCCAATGTTTGGCCATTTCAGGAAAGCCCCCCCACCCACTGTGTGAGCCACCAGTCCCGTCCCTCTGGGGTTCAGGCATTCCAGCAAGTGCTCAGAAAAATTCCACACTGTTCTAAGGGCTGCTTGGAAGCCATTCCAGCGGATAACCTCTCTCGCTATTTGGGAACCTCCATGGCTGTGCCCGCCTCAACCAAAGGAGGAGGACTGGAGCTTGGGGGCAGAGGCGGCCCCACTGGGCCCCCACCAGCTCCTGCTTGGGATTTGGTCCCAGGAAGCAACCCCCCCCCAGGGAGGGCTGGGCAAGCTCCCTCTGCTctccctgcagccctgggcgGACCAGCGGTTGTCTGACTCGGCAGGGGCTACTTCCCATGGCCAAGCACTGATGTCTTTGCTTCCTGCAGGGGCAACTTTGATGGGCGCCCAGTGGCCGTGAAGCGCCTCCTTCCCGAGTGCGTCCATCTGGTGGATCGGGAGGTGTGCCTGCTGCGCGAGTCGGATGAGCACCCCAACGTCGTGCGCTACTTCTGCACAGAGAAGGACCGGCAGTTCCACTACATTGCCATTGAGCTGTGCTCAGCCACACTGCAGGAGGTGAACCCAGGAGGGAGCTGAGAAGAGGGGGTGGCTTGCTTCctctgtggctgagcagggagggtGTGCATATGTCTCTGCTGCAGGACCAGGAGAGGCAGGGATTCCCACCGACCTCAGGCCTCCACCACCACTCAGACTCTGGTGCACACTGATCATTGTACCTGGGGATATGCCTTCAGCTCCCCCCTGCACCACTGCTCTGTTCCGTTGCGCATTTGAACATCCCAAGTGCAACTTGTATTTCACGTAACTAGAAGATCCAGAAAGAAGTGGTAGCTTGGAAATTATATACgtatcagggatgggcactcaacttgTGTTGACTCGAGCCTCAAAAAATGCTGCTTGTGGTGACTCAGGGTGACTTAAGTCATGGATGTCGCAGATCCCAGCATGACTTGGGACCAGTGACTCAAAATGCCTCGAGCCCCGACTCTCTGTAGTGCGTGTGTGTTCTAGCGTACTTACACATACCCCCAGCCCCTTCCTTTTTCTGGGCATTTTTGCTCAAGGATTTACAACTTGTTTCTTTaaatgacttgtgactcaacttgtgAATCAAGTCGTAATggctgaggcccaaatcctaaccagctttccagcggtgccaatgggacgtgtgctgcatcctgcagttggggggcactcacagaggcctcctcaaggtaagggaatgtttgttcccctacctcagagctgcattgccctaatgtcggggctggaaagtgggtcaggattgcgccctgagtgttaCAACTCACGAATCGAGGATTCCCAAAGCGATCTGGTTTTTCTGTCTTCGTTTTTGAAGAAACTGTCTCCATTTCTTGAGCCTGCCGGTGTCTTCAAAGTGATACTCAGCCCTGAACGGGGGCTGGAGGGACGGTCCTCTGCCTCTGCTTCCCAACCAGGTCATTCTGCGCTGCCTTTCTGTCCCCCCTCTAGTATGTGGAGAGCCCCACCTTCAGCCGGCACAGTCTGGATTCTGTCTCGCTGCTCCACCAGGTCATGTCCGGCTTGGCACACCTGCATGCCCTTCACATTGGTAAGAGCAAGTCCTGCACACCTGAGGGCGAAGAGGTGACGTGCCAGAGGGCAGCAGGCCAggctgtaacccccccccccaattaacagTGGGCTCTCaggggatgggtgtgtgtgtttcctttcaGTCCATCGTGACCTGAAGCCTAGCAACATCCTGATCTCAGCCCCCAACAGTCGTGGGCAGATTCGAGCCGTCATCTCTGACTTTGGCCTGTGCAAGAAGCTGCAGTGGGGTCGGCACAGTTTCAGCCTCCGCTCAGGCGTTCCAGGGACTGAGGGCTGGATTGCCCCAGAGGTGCTGAGGGAGGACCCAAAGGAGAACCCTGTGAGTGGGGATCAGCCCATCCCCTGCTGGGCCATAGCTAGAGGAACCGCCTTGCTGCAGGGCTCCTGCCGCACAGCCACACGCATGGATGCTGGGAGCCGGATCCTGGGAGCCACATGCTCAGGCTGCAGAGGGAGTGTGGAGCACGTGCAGCCCTTGTCAGAGGAACTGGGGAGCACCAGCAGGTCTCCCTACCCACAACCCTCCTTTTTCTCTTGTGCAGACCCAGGCAGTGGATATTTTCTCAGCTGGCTGCATCTGTTACTACGTTGTGTCTGGCGGGCAGCACCCCTTTGGGGACAGCTTGCGGCGTCAGGCCAATATCCTCTCCGGGACCTACCAGCTGGAGCACCTTCAGGAGGAGATGCACGGTGAGGAGGCCCCCCTGCCCCACATGCGGAGCCCAGGGCCGCATCTGcaaagagggagggcagggaagccCACTGGCCTCTGCCCACTTCTGGGGCTGGTGAGTGGGCACTGCAGGCCCTAGGGCAGTCTTGCATCTCCGGACAACAGAGGAGAGGAGGTGAGACTTTGTGGCTGAGTGAGCTCCGAGTCTGGAGGTCTCTAGTCCAACCTTTGCTTCTGCCAAGACTCTGGGGGTGTCCCCTGATCGGTTTTGCTATTGTACTCCCCCCGCCCACAAATCTGCAGTGTGGCCTTCTTGGCAGAGTTGTTGTCATTGAGTCAGGCAGTATGCGGTGCTCTCTGGGCCTGGAAGAACCTCCTGGCAGGGCCTGGCCCTAACCTGCTCCTTGCgcttttgcccccaccccagaccACGTGGTTGAGCGGGATTTGATTGAAGGGATGATCAGCAGTGATCCTGCTACCCGCCCTCCCATTGCCCAGGTCCTTGCACATCCCTTCTTCTGGAGCCACGAGAAGCAGCTGCAGTTCTTCcaggtcagccccccccccccagacaggttCACGCCACCTGCAACCCGGGCAGGATGCAGAGGTATTCGTGGGCTCTGTCAGGCCTGCCAAGTCGAAGGCCTTCAATTGCGACGCTATTTCTAGTCTGCCTTTTGCCTTAAAAGCCCTCCTGATGTTGGCATACGTGAATAAAAGCCCAGCCTTCAGGTCACTGTCTGGCTTCTCCCTCTGCTGCCACTTGAGAGGCCAAgttctgggaaggagggagccaggaATTGGTCTCTGGCAGAGCGGGCCTGGCTGACTGAGCTCTCTGACCAGCCTTTCTCTCTGCCCAGGATATCAGCGACCGCATTGAGAAGGAGCCAGCCGACGGGGCCATTGTGACTGCCCTGGAAGCTGACAGCCACAGGGTGGTGCGGGGCAATTGGCGGGCCCATATCTCCATTCCGCTGCAGACAGGTATGGCCTCTAACCTGCACAGGTGCCTCCAAAGGGGCGTCAGCCAAGTCTCTGTGTGGCGACAGAGCCTTTGTCTCTGGTCATGGCACACTGGAGGCCAAGGAAGCACATCTTCACACCTGCCTTTTCACTCTCTAGACCTCAGGAAATTCCGGACGTACAAAGGCAACTCAGTACGCGACCTCCTAAGGGCCATGAGGAACAAGGTACCTTTGCTGTCCCCTAGAGCGCCCCCCATGGGCCCTCAGAGCTTGCACCAGTGCATTCTGCACCTCCCAGGGCCAGCAAACTGGTCTCTGTTGACTGGTTCAGTCTTCCtctccatttttatttccaaCAGAAACAAAACCCATAGTGCCTGGTGGaaactgtgtgtgtgcacatgtgatgGGGGTGAGGGATTTAGCACACTGCACTGTGGATGCCCTGCACCCTTCTCAGGACTTTACAGGCCAGCAGCCCACATTCCCCCTCCATATTCACACCCTTCACTGACCACCCCTAGAACCCGTATGTAAGAAGTTCCTGTGGGAGCCCACAGAATTCCAGCCCAAGGCCCACATGTTACCTGAGTGCAAGGCAAGGAGCTCAGGCTCCACTGGAAACCTCTCTGGTAGCAGGGCTGGGAGGGACCCCTGGCCAGAGACCCTGGAGAGGGTGCTGCCAGCTTGAGTCCAGCATCCTGGTCTTGGAGGGTCTGATACCCCAGAATGCAACTGCCAAACGTGCAGCTCTAAGTCCCTGCCAAATGCAGATATCTCTGGGTCTGGGGCTTGAGCACTCGCGCCTGGCACCTCCCCAGCCTTCAACCAAATGGCTCTTCCCCCCCAACCCTGCAGGCCTTTGGCCACGTCCACCCCCTCCTAGCCAATGGGGTGTCTCTTCGATGGGCTGCTGGTAACTGCAGTCTCGTCTCTCGCGCTTTCAGAAACATCATTACCACGAACTGCCCAGCAGTGTTCAGGAGACCCTCGGCACCATCCCGCATGAGTTTGTCCAGTACTTCACAGGCCGCTTCCCCCACCTCTTGCTTCACACACACCGGGCTATGCAGCGATGTGCTGGGGAGAGGCTGTTGCAGACCTATTATGGCCAAAAGCTGTGAGGCTCTCTGGCCTGGAGGACCGTCTGGGCTGTGAACAGTCTGAACTCGTGATGGAAGGGGAACATGGAGGAGTTCCTGTGCCCCCCTACTCTTGAGGAACCAGCTGTTTCCCTCTGCAGGAGCACCAGTACACAGCTGAATGGCCCCCAACTCCATAATTTATGCTGGAGCCTGGTCTACCCCAGGGGGACCCAGATCAGCAAATGTCCATCTCCCCCGAGTTCCACCTTTCTGGGGAGGAAGAGTTTTCTTTAGCCtaagaacttggggggggggggtaaagccATCTTTGTGAGATGGGGGGGTAGGGCATCCTTTCTAGAATGGCACCAAAGCCACGGACCAGGCATCCGCTGCAGCAGCTGTTGGTGTGAACATGGACTGGATGAACCTAAAGGGCCAGGCTGCCCCTTCCTGCCATATCTGGAGTCCAGCTGGTGTCAGCTTCTGGAAGAAGCAACTGTCAGGGCTCCTGCGGAGAAGAAACCTGAGCACTGTCAAGGGAGGGCAAGCCTGTTTCTGTGTCCCTCGGTCTTGAGCAGGGATTCTGGGGTGGTGTCACTGCTCTTGTCTGACATGAGATCCCACCCCCAGTGTCAAGGAGGCCTTCTTGGAGAGCAGGGGCCCCTCTGCACCCACAGCCCTTCCGCTGGTGGGACACTCAGCCCCCGCCTCCACTGGCTGTCCTCGCCTGGGCCTGCCTTGCAAGGGCAGTTTCTGCTGTGGTGCTGCTTCTGCTCTGCCTGCAGGGAGAGGAGGCCACTTCCccctcctgagggctggaagccatttctgcccaacagcaCACCTGAGGGCCGGCAAAACAGGGTCATGACAATGGGTGGAAATAAAGATTTCTTCTTTATGAAAGAGTGCACAGCTGTGGGGCCcaaccaagggggaggggctggagggcTGGCAGAGGGGAAGCAGCCCCCAGAGTGACAtcactccccctgcccagcagCGCTTCCGTGGGGGAGCTGGACCCCCTTCCATCTCGACCTGGCCGCAGTTTCCGACGTGCCTGCTGGACCCGGGTGTTCCCTGGTCCCAGACCTCCCCGCTCCTTCGGGCTTTTGCGCCTGAAAGGGGCTCCTTTCTCCCGGCAGCCCCTCGTCGCGCCCACCCCATTTCTTCTCCGGCCCCCCAGAGGACCGGCTGCCCCTGCGCTCCTGTCGACGCGCCCCAGGGAGCCGCCTCCTCACGTTCCAGGCCGGTCCTGCCCCCAGTGCACCCCCCGCCAGGCGCCGAGACCCCCGCGCTTCTGGGCAGATCCCCGAGGGGAGGGGCGAGGGAGCGggactctgcacgtgctcagaggcgcAGCAGGCTGCCCGGTGCAATTCGCGGCTGGGGCGGGGCGGCGCCCGCGGGACTGCCGCGCTGCTGGCCCCGTCGGGGGGTGGCGCTCCGCTCCCTGCAGCCCTCGGGGGTCTGCCGCGCCCGCGTCCTGGGCTGGCTTCCGACGGGCTCGGCCTCCAGCGTCGGCGCTCCGCAGCCTCCAGATGGGTCTCCTTTTGGGGTCTGCAGGTCCCTCCGGGCCCCCCTCTCCCAGGCGGGCCGCAGGGCATCCCCAGAAAGCCCGTCGTGTGGCCCTCGCCCTGCAGCCCAACCGGCATCCACAGCCcctggcgggggcggggggggggagcgggcCGGATGGCCCTGGGCAGGGGCTGCTGATGCCAGGTCACCTCGCATCCGTAAGGGCAACGAGTCGgttgagactggaaaatgtcagTGCCCAGGGAATCTCTGTGCCCCCGTTTGGACCCTGGCCTAGGAACAAATGCCATCCCTCTCCTGGGCTTGTTGTCTCTCGCATAGTGAATGTTAGAttttaccttggggggggggggagcaaggacATTAACACCAAGTTCAAATGGTGGTGCTGACCTGCCCCCAAGTTTCATGGTGGATATCTTCCTTGGGCGGCCATGTGAAGTAGATgattgttctagatcaggggtgcccaaaccccagcccgggggccacttgcggcccttgggggctcccaatccggcccatggggagccctcagtctccaatgagcctctggccctccagagacttgctggagcccatgctggcctgatgcaactgttctcagtgtgaggatgaccgttcgacctctcacctgagctgtgggacaaggctcTCTTcactacttggtgtttcacatctgtgatgcagcagtggcagcgaaggaaaggctggccttgcaagaccttcattcattcatagaagttccatctttaatatatacaattatgtaaatttattcaaattttaaatgtaaattaattcttcttttcccggcccccgacacagtgtcagagagatgatgtggccctcctgccaaaatgttcgggcacctctgttctagatAGTGATGGTCCTGGTGAAGAGTGGTCACTGGAGTTCAGTAACTTGCCACAAGGCCATCCATTGACCCCACAGCTGAACTGGGATTTCAGCCCAGGTTCAACTCTCCCCACGAGTGCTCAGGCTGTCTTCCCAATACAGTCTGTGTGTGCTGAGTGACTCTTATGTCGTCATGGCAGGCTATGCATGTGAAAGAGCCTGGTAGAATATGGAAATagaataatgccattgtacaaatatggtaaggccacacctggagtattgtgtccagttctggtcgccacatctcaaaaaggacatcgtggaaatggaaaaggtgcaaaagagagcgactaagatgattacggggctggggcaccttccttacgaggaaaggctacggcgtttgggcctcttcagcctagaaaagaggcgcttcaggggggacatgattgagacaaattatgcagggaatggacagagtggatagagagatgctctttacactctcacataacaccagaactaggggacatccactaaaattaagtgttgggagagttagaacagacaagagaaaatatttctttactcagcgtgtggttggtctgtggaaatccttgccacaggatgtggtgatggtgtctggcctggacgcttttaaaaggggattggacaagtttctggaggaaaaatccattacggggtacaagccatgatgtgtatgcgcaacctcctgattttagaattgggttatgtcagaatgccagatgcaagggagggcaccaggatgaggtctcttgttatctggtgtgctccctggggcatttggtgggccgctgtgagatacaggaagctggactggatgggcctatggcctgatccagtggggctattcttatgttcttatgtagaataCAGGAGGTGAAACATCATCCATGATCTTTCTGTTTTGATTGTTTCCTAAAAGGTGGTGAATAATTTGGTGTTTGGCGGTTCCACTCAACAGTCAGTCCATGTCCACAACTTACATGTAAGTTACTAATATGTTTACAAGTGTAGAAACATTTGAGATTATGAAACAGCAAGAACGTTCTATTTCCTTGCTTGTAAAAAGAAAAGGCACTTTAAAGATGTTTTTACAGCTTCTTCTTAGACCCAGCTCTGAAACAAGCTTCTTAACTTTTCT from Tiliqua scincoides isolate rTilSci1 chromosome 13, rTilSci1.hap2, whole genome shotgun sequence encodes the following:
- the ERN2 gene encoding LOW QUALITY PROTEIN: serine/threonine-protein kinase/endoribonuclease IRE2 (The sequence of the model RefSeq protein was modified relative to this genomic sequence to represent the inferred CDS: substituted 1 base at 1 genomic stop codon), whose product is LAPPAQKACLMGSTISLPETLLFVSTLDGSLHAVSKKTGEVKWTLQDDPTLQVPEYTAEPAFLPDPNDGSLYVLGGKNKEGLMKLPFTIPELVQSSPCRSSDGILYTGRKEDAWFVVDPASGQKQTTLSTEVWDGLCPSAPLLYIGRTQYVITMYDTKSRQLRWNATFLDYSAPLHDQNNDYNMAHFASSGDGLLVTVGKERGELLWMQDYGSPVVGIYTWHQDSLWRVPHLNVAAESLRYLALRSQDIRLFSWNYQSGKDFPAKTRLLPTLYVGKYATSFYALTSLVHEGVALVPQGVTLARTDGPTTEDVTLQKSGEWEITPSTEVRYPQGSVTIPHSQWLLIGHHELPPVVHTTMLRAFPETPQRRGTDSTIPRHAPARTLFDDFLDPDSLEERPDGGQHKTEPPSETERGEPSLESSAWQLVLAGATAVVLGGVVLFLLLWRQNREQQQYLEERLRLLQQQGLGWPRPGPGRSSGECLLAGFSGTLGATPESPSLSSSSSSFSSPSANGGSGQKPLDRSDDDDEGPGAEPETTVVGKISFSPKDILGRGAGGTFVFRGNFDGRPVAVKRLLPECVHLVDREVCLLRESDEHPNVVRYFCTEKDRQFHYIAIELCSATLQEYVESPTFSRHSLDSVSLLHQVMSGLAHLHALHIVHRDLKPSNILISAPNSRGQIRAVISDFGLCKKLQWGRHSFSLRSGVPGTEGWIAPEVLREDPKENPTQAVDIFSAGCICYYVVSGGQHPFGDSLRRQANILSGTYQLEHLQEEMHDHVVERDLIEGMISSDPATRPPIAQVLAHPFFWSHEKQLQFFQDISDRIEKEPADGAIVTALEADSHRVVRGNWRAHISIPLQTDLRKFRTYKGNSVRDLLRAMRNKKHHYHELPSSVQETLGTIPHEFVQYFTGRFPHLLLHTHRAMQRCAGERLLQTYYGQKLXGSLAWRTVWAVNSLNS